A window of Panicum virgatum strain AP13 chromosome 8K, P.virgatum_v5, whole genome shotgun sequence contains these coding sequences:
- the LOC120644134 gene encoding serine carboxypeptidase-like 42: protein MAASWRALALAMAAVGWVLGGGFVWGFPAEDLVTRLPGQPPVTFRQFAGYVDVDVKAGRSLFYYFAEAQEDAAAKPLTLWLNGGPGCSSIGGGAFTELGPFYPRGDGRGLRLNKKSWNRASNLLFVESPAGVGWSYSNTSSDYNTGDLRTADDMYKFLLGWYEKFPEYRSRALFLTGESYAGHYIPQLTDVLLTHNEKSKGFRFNIKGVAIGNPLLKLDRDVPATYEYFWSHGMISDEIFLAISHSCDFEDYTFNNPHNESKSCNDAISEANTIVGEYVNNYDVILDVCYPSIVMQELRLRKYATKISLGVDVCMTYERFFYFNLPEVQQALHANRTHLKYHWSMCSDVLNYSNTDGNINILPILQRIVEHKIPLWVFSGDQDSVVPLLGSRTLVRELAHTMGLPVTVPYSTWFRKGQVGGWVMEYGKFLTFATVRGASHMVPFAQPDRALGLFRSIVLGKRLPNTTNPPID, encoded by the exons ATGGCGGCTTCCTGGAGGGCCCTGGCGCTGGCGATGGCAGCCGTGGGCTGGGTTCTTGGCGGTGGTTTCGTGTGGGGGTTCCCGGCGGAGGATTTGGTGACCAGGCTGCCCGGGCAGCCGCCGGTGACGTTCAGGCAGTTCGCCGGGTACGTGGACGTCGACGTCAAGGCCGGCAGGAGCCTCTTCTACTACTTCGCCGAGGCgcaggaggacgccgccgccaagcCGCTGACGCTGTGGCTCAATGGAG GTCCCGGCTGTTCTTCAATTGGAGGTGGCGCTTTCACGGAGCTGGGTCCATTTTATCCGAGGGGAGATGGCAGGGGTCTCAGATTGAACAAGAAGTCATGGAACAGAG CGTCCAATCTTCTGTTTGTCGAATCACCAGCTGGAGTTGGATGGTCTTACTCAAATACTTCATCAGACTACAACACCGGCGATCTGCGCACTG CTGATGACATGTACAAATTTTTGCTTGGATGGTACGAGAAATTCCCAGAGTACAGATCGAGAGCCCTGTTTCTTACTGGAGAGAGCTATGCAG GGCATTACATACCACAACTTACCGATGTACTCCTTACCCATAATGAGAAATCAAAGGGTTTCAGGTTCAATATCAAGGGTGTTGCT ATTGGGAATCCACTTCTTAAGCTTGATAGGGATGTCCCTGCAACCTATGAATATTTCTGGTCTCATGGCATGATCTCTGATGAAATATTTCTAGCGATCAGCCACAGTTGTGATTTTGAGGATTACACCTTCAATAACCCCCATAATGAGAGCAAGTCATGTAATGATGCCATATCTGAAGCAAACACTATAGTTGGGGAGTACGTCAATAACTATGATGTTATTCTCGATGTCTGCTACCCATCAATTGTGATGCAGGAGCTACGTCTGCGAAAATAT GCAACAAAAATCAGCTTGGGTGTGGATGTTTGCATGACCTATGAGAGGTTTTTCTATTTCAATCTTCCAGAAGTGCAGCAGGCTCTGCATGCTAACAGGACACATTTGAAGTATCACTGGAGCATGTGCAGTGA TGTCCTGAATTACAGCAATACGGATGGCAACATCAATATCTTGCCTATACTTCAAAGAATTGTGGAGCACAAAATACCACTCTGGGTGTTCAG TGGTGATCAAGACTCTGTTGTGCCCTTGTTGGGCAGCAGAACCCTTGTGCGAGAGCTAGCTCACACCATGGGTCTGCCTGTTACAGTCCCCTACAGTACTTGGTTCCGCAAAGGCCAG GTTGGTGGCTGGGTGATGGAGTATGGCAAATTTTTGACTTTTGCAACAGTGAGGGGTGCATCTCACATGGTGCCATTCGCACAGCCAGACCGGGCGCTTGGGCTATTTCGATCCATTGTACTTGGAAAAAGACTACCAAACACAACAAATCCACCCATTGACTAA